One window of the Bombus affinis isolate iyBomAffi1 chromosome 10, iyBomAffi1.2, whole genome shotgun sequence genome contains the following:
- the LOC126921500 gene encoding integrator complex subunit 1 isoform X2, with amino-acid sequence MDRGKAGIGRGAKSKIAQHPSDLFALGSKGSRNENSDVKRPGVIHSKQSSNTSTSGTDRKREAPSGSLQSFQYIPQKKPKLATHVSHQRPPFSSAEAWELVAIDTDPADFVPMVLEANDNDEGDKVIGIICGAIKTLKNQKWKPDTLVYMGLLYLAKIRPSMFSNDCILHALSSLLKRDQGHNYKTKGNPLVPVLAANLLMKGFHDKRNWPEIFIKLYIEDALGERVWVDHEECKGFVDNILTGFNTRHPPKSVLQPELSVLTPRDCHSPSTIDDEDPGSSSVQFSGDKEKIEFPITPRYTHCIENIEFIVLEAVKEQLNRRQPESITKNFLKLLSSACGFVEIRNIAVPRLEVWLHNPKLMRPAQELLSYICYNCTSHTQRDVEVISQLVKMRLKTKAVINLYLNGVKELIGLHPENLSTILKHTIYNELSNARNPNNMPMIGVMFQTLSEQAAKLLAEIFQDLLMNREDYLRPLRALLREIVRVCRHDINLLIFARTLMSERQDIAQQLLNFEFKERVFISIADLLCLCMLLAISPQVKEAAALAQRGDKKDIALLHQFQNMVATIQFEAVLWLQNSAPQMYAIGKNELLHALHKILLLEPPEQYYKLDNWPPESDRVFYLRLISDVPLLQNTLLRLLLIGFSKENGITHSETLDLVDQLVRRAAANSTESFPTLQADKLDIIELIFNLCIYQPPGTINIPSNYVPPTLAISNLYWKGWIMLLILAAHNPSTIGAVAWKRYPILRTLMEMCITNHFSYPPPTMALPEIIEQERSKELQVEAIEKQEILEYESHLAAASTRIQISEQNSLLLSQLMTMEPTGIARRPPPAVLEQIQSLNVSHRLGHLLCRSRKPDFLLDIIQRQQQSSSQSMPWLADLVQNSEGSLSQLPVQCLCEFLLSTSTQAVEKQPRQQQLLAHLQMLLTDPEQDRQHAYEVLEYFLRRLSSQQTGSRLQAITGLKMVLGSIPTEEEPMDIDGENEKEIWLLRKLPSIPHFLSVRSLVSTALRGACQVENNPDLVHAYISYLATHTTDDDLPDLTDLVNEISQLVVERSTIIAAILPQPEIDNPPNKAAKQTLHAFMVIFCNYLEKARSPRAEEYTWSESQDQILVQWSTGEECTMHILVVHAMIILLTYDSDDDVLFDALLETWFPLNTEPPKAFLVDTSEEALLIPDWLKLRMIRSSVPRLIDAALKDLEPQQLVLFIQSFGIPVPSMTKLLHTLDTGVQIDPSSVGEAVLDKTYMAQLVEVQHRRGATGGLVFVQVLQLMEPELPDENAVTIAQLQEPLPLSAVVQIQSVIQSSVKTDVPHLINRLFIENIPMNQKVDAYRRLHKTLAKDLQKSAKESGAAVLAIQHICSVLSSMQVKQFLASLVHMPQYSCTLMRVILLPLKKPLTSKQVVELARNMCLNLIQLIGDVKAPVLSILRDFANVQLTKTPKSMELTMLMQNRDPGSILESTDPVNLEAVGRKLLNICLKQQKTDVLVEAMARLLVNDSNEGILKPRTGLLIDWLASVEPELIGTCPTLQMKLLFGKTKIQMKVDNNVMSSHSFRPYLLTLLTHRASWATLYKCVGHLLDKCDDGYDPTAVLDFLWALTCNPKLWQGRDKFTPKHYVPENILLLHEKQLLTLVAYIVAEAVIIYNCQNRNIALARMDSRLDLLLHCISTDDHLVASVVEYLAARIMNDSDIDSDMVHQFLLHMYMKIPKVICYLDTFQTKKFVGGAKITKWTGSVLDCMSHSLLTALAATPRQKSWNSRSQDFELCARKMAAVHPILVLRQLPMLASSLMGRSYLDFSQFRAGHHLNLFVQIMGLLELLQPHLFSEEHQTALEDTLENYFQCFQNYGPVKDLIPLLNRFITLLQAYISYNAQRALKYLQKHAQALQYIIRI; translated from the exons ATGGATCGTGGAAAGGCAGGAATTGGCAGAGGTGCAAAAAGTAAGATTGCTCAGCATCCTTCTGATTTATTTGCACTTGGATCCAAAGGTTCGCGTAATGAAAATTCTGATGTTAAAAGACCAGGTGTTATTCATTCTAAGCAAAGTAGTAATACTTCAACTTCTG GGACTGACAGAAAAAGAGAGGCACCATCAGGATCACTTCAATCTTTTCAATACATCCCACAAAAGAAACCTAAACTTGCTACACATGTTTCTCATCAACGACCACCATTCTCAAGTGCTGAAGCTTGGGAATTGGTAGCCATAGACACTGATCCAGCAGATTTTGTTCCAATGGTCCTAGAAGCTAATGATAATGATGAAGGTGACAAAGTTATAGGCATTATTTGTGGTGCCATAAAAACACTTAAAAATCAGAAGTGGAAACCTGATACATTGGTATACATGGGATTATTGTACTTAGCAAAAATTCGTCCTTCTATGTTTTCAAATGATTGTATATTACACGCACTATCCTCTTTATTGAAACGGGATCAAGGACataattataaaacaaaagGAAATCCATTAGTTCCTGTACTTGCAGCTAATTTGTTAATGAAGGGGTTTCATGATAAAAGAAATTGGCCAGAAATCTTTATTAAG ctatacattgAGGATGCTTTAGGTGAAAGAGTATGGGTTGATCATGAAGAATGCAAAGGTTTTGTAGATAATATTTTAACAGGATTTAATACAAGGCATCCACCAAAAAGTGTCCTACAACCAGAACTATCTGTATTAACCCCACGAGATTGTCATAGTCCATCTACAATTGACGATGAAGATCCAGGATCTTCATCTGTACAGTTTTCTGGCGACAAAGAAAAAATAGAGTTTCCTATTACTCCTAGATACACTCATTGTATAGAGAACATAGAATTCATTGTTCTTGAAGCTGTGAAAGAACAATTGAATAGACGACAACCAGAGTCAATTACTAAAAACTTTCTAAAATTACTTTCTTCAGCCTGTGGTTTTGTAGAAATCAGAAATATCGCCGTTCCAAGATTAGAAGTATGGTTGCATAATCCGAAGCTAATGAGACCTGCCCAAGAATTACTGAGTTATATTTGTTACAATTGTACTTCTCATACACAAAGAGATGTTGAAGTTATAAGTCAATTAGTAAAAATGAGATTGAAAACTAAAgctgtaattaatttatatctAAATGGCGTAAAGGAATTAATCGGCTTGCACCCTGAAAATTTATCTACTATCTTAAAACATACAATTTATAACGAATTATCTAATGCAAGAAATCCAAATAATATGCCAATGATAGGTGTAATGTTTCAAACTTTATCCGAGCAAGCGGCTAAGTTACTTGCAGAAATATTTCAGGATTTATTAATGAACCGAGAAGATTATCTGAGACCTTTACGTGCTTTACTCAGAGAAATCGTACGTGTTTGCCGACacgatattaatttacttatttttgCGCGCACATTGATGTCCGAAAGACAGGATATAGCGCAACAGTTGCTTAATTTTGAATTCAAAGAACGAGTCTTCATTTCAATTGCAGATTTATTGTGCTTATGTATGTTACTAGCTATCAGCCCACAAGTTAAAGAAGCTGCAGCATTAGCACAAAGAGGTGATAAAAAAGATATAGCTTTATTACATCAATTTCAGAACATGGTAGCGACAATACAATTCGAAGCCGTGTTATGGCTACAGAATTCGGCGCCACAGATGTACGCCATTGGAAAAAATGAGCTCCTTCATGCCTTACATAAAATTTTACTGCTTGAACCACCAGAGCAGTACTATAAATTAGATAATTGGCCACCCGAATCTGATAGAGTATTTTATTTACGTCTTATTTCGGATGTTCCATTATTACAGAATACATTGTTAAGACTATTACTGATTGGTTTTTCAAAA GAAAATGGCATTACTCATTCAGAAACATTAGATTTGGTGGACCAATTAGTTAGACGAGCAGCAGCTAACTCAACTGAGAGTTTCCCGACATTACAAGCTGATAAATTGGATATAATTGAACTTATTTTTAACTTGTGCATTTATCAACCACCAGGAACTATAAACATACCGTCAAA tTATGTACCACCTACTTTGGCAATATCAAATTTATATTGGAAAGGATGGATAATGTTATTAATACTGGCTGCTCACAATCCTTCTACTATTGGTGCTGTTGCATGGAAAAGGTATCCCATTTTACGAACTCTAATGGAAATGTGCATTACGAA TCATTTCTCCTATCCACCACCAACGATGGCATTACCAGAAATAATAGAGCAAGAACGTTCGAAAGAATTGCAAGTTGAAGCTATAGAGAAACAAGAAATATTAGAATATGAATCGCATTTAGCTGCTGCATCAACAAGAATACAGATATCAGAACAAAACAGTTTATTACTATCACAACTAATGACCATGGAACCAACTGGAATTGCTAGGAGACCACCTCCTGCAGTATTGGAACAAATACAATCATTAAATGTGTCTCATAGGTTGGGACATTTACTTTGTCGATCTCGTAAACCAGATTTCTTATTAGATATAATACAAAGACAACAACAGAGTTCGTCTCAGAGTATGCCATGGCTAGCAGATCTTGTACAAAATAGCGAAGGATCTCTTAGTCAATTACCTGTACAGTGTCTTTGTGAATTTTTATTATCTACTAGTACTCAAGCTGTGGAGAAGCAACCAAGACAACAACAGTTATTAGCCCATCTTCAAATGTTATTAACTGATCCCGAACAGGATCGACAGCATGCTTACGAGgttttagaatatttcttaagAAGACTGAGTAGTCAACAAACTGGCAGTCGCCTTCAAGCAATTACAGGTTTGAAGATGGTACTTGGATCAATACCTACTGAAGAGGAACCTATGGATATAGATGGAGAGAATGAAAA GGAGATCTGGCTTCTTCGCAAATTACCGTCCATACCTCATTTCTTATCAGTACGATCTTTAGTTTCTACTGCTCTTCGAGGTGCATGTCAAGTCGAAAATAACCCAGATCTTGTACATGCGTACATATCTTATCTTGCTACGCATACTACAGACGATGATTTACCCGATTTAACTGATTTAGTTAACGAAATATCTCAATTAGTAGTCGAACGAAGTACGATTATAGCAGCTATTCTACCGCAGCCAGAAATTGATAATCCACCAAATAAAGCAGCTAAACAGACTTTGCATGCTTTCATGGTGATTTTCTGTAATTATCTAGAAAAAGCTCGATCTCCACGAGCAGAGGAATATACCTGGTCTGAAAGTCAAGACCAGATATTAGTACAATGGAGTACAGGAGAAGAGTGTACTATGCATATTTTAGTTGTTCATGCTATGATAATCTTATTAACGTACGACTCCGATGATGATGTATTGTTTGATGCTTTACTTGAAACTTGGTTTCCGTTGAATACAGAACCACCAAAAGCTTTCCTTGTTGATACAAGCGAAGAAGCTTTATTAATACCTGATTGGTTAAAACTAAGAATGATTAGGAGTAGTGTACCACGTTTAATTGACGCAGCTCTTAAAGATTTGGAGCCACAACAACTGGTTCTTTTTATTCAGAGCTTCGGTATTCCTGTTCCTTCAATGACTAAATTACTCCATACATTGGATACTGGTGTGCAAATTGACCCGAGTTCTGTTGGTGAAGCAGTACTCGATAAGACATATATGGCACAATTAGTTGAAGTTCAACACAGAAGAGGGGCAACGGGTGGACTAGTCTTTGTACAGGTTTTACAATTGATGGAGCCAGAGTTACCTGATGAAAATGCTGTAACTATTGCACAATTACAGGAACCTTTACCTCTAAGTGCAGTAGTTCAAATACAATCTGTCATACAATCTTCTGTTAAAACGGATGTCCCACATTTAATCAATagattatttattgaaaatataccAATGAATCAAAAGGTAGATGCATATCGCCGATTACATAAAACCTTAGCAAAAGATTTGCAGAAATCTGCTAAAGAAAGTGGAGCCGCTGTGTTAGCAATACAACATATATGTAGTGTATTAAGTTCAATGCAAGTTAAACAATTCTTAGCCTCGCTTGTTCACATGCCTCAGTATTCTTGCACCTTAATGCGAGTAATATTGTTGCCTTTAAAAAAGCCATTGACTTCGAAACAAGTAGTTGAATTAGCCCGTAATATGTGTCTAAACTTGATACAGCTGATAGGAGATGTAAAAGCACCAGTTCTATCTATTTTAAGAGATTTTGCAAACGTGCAATTAACCAAAACGCCAAAAAGCATGGAATTAACGATGTTGATGCAAAATCGAGATCCCGGATCTATTTTAGAAAGTACAGATCCAGTGAATTTGGAAGCAGTTGGACGTaagttattaaatatttgtcTGAAACAACAGAAAACCGACGTTCTTGTTGAAGCAATGGCAAGGTTATTAGTGAATGACAGTAACGAAGGCATTTTAAAGCCACGAACTGGTTTATTAATCGATTGGTTAGCATCTGTTGAACCAGAATTAATTGGAACATGTCCTACTCTCCAAATGAAACTTTTATTTGGAAAAACGAAGATACAAATGAAAGTTGATAACAATGTTATGAGTTCACATTCATTTAGGCCCTACTTGTTAACTTTATTGACGCATAGGGCAAGTTGGGCAACTTTGTACAAATGTGTTGGACATTTATTAGATAAATGTGATGATGG GTATGATCCGACAGCTGTTTTAGACTTCTTATGGGCATTAACTTGTAATCCAAAACTCTGGCAAGGCAGAGACAAATTCACGCCAAAACATTATGTTCcagaaaatattttacttttacacGAGAAACAGTTATTAACACTTGTAGCGTATATAGTTGCAGAAGCTGTTATCATATATAATTGTCAaaacagaaacattgcactTGCTCGAATGGATTCTCGTCTTGATTTATTGTTACACTGTATTTCTACAGACGATCATTTGGTAGCCAGCGTAGTAGAATATTTGGCTGCACGTATAATGAATGACTCAGA taTTGATTCAGATATGGTCCATCAATTCTTGTTACATATGTACATGAAAATACCTAAAGTAATATGTTACTTAGACACATTTCAAACTAAAAAGTTTGTTGGAGGagcaaaaattacaaaatggaCGGGTTCTGTGTTAGATTGTATGAGCCATTCTTTGTTAACTGCTCTAGCAGCAACACCACGGCAAAAGTCATGGAATTCTAGGTCTCAAGACTTCGAATTATGCGCCCGAAAAATGGCTGCTGTGCATCCTATTTTAGTGTTACGACAACTTCCAATGTTGGCGTCGTCACTAATGGGAAGATCTTATTTGGATTTTAGTCAATTTAGAGCAGGTCATCATCTAAATCTTTTTGTACAAATAATGGGATTACTGGAATTACTACAACCACATTTGTTTAGTGAAGAACATCAGACTGCTTTGGAAGATACACTAGAGAATTACTTTCAGTGCTTTCAA AATTATGGTCCAGTAAAAGATCTTATACCACTCTTAAATAGATTTATTACATTACTACAAGCATACATCTCTTATAATGCACAAagggcattgaaatatttgcagaaACATGCTCAGGCTCTACA GTACATTATCCGAATCTAG